The sequence GTTATGAGCTCAGCTCTTGGACGATGACAACATTTGACCATGGGGCCAAGTCGGGCATATGAAGTTAATGGAATTTACTTTTGTCATCAAACCCATTCGAATATTGCAAATTTCAACGGAAGGGAATAGAATTTATATTCCAGATGCTTGGCGGACGCAAGCAGCGATTTATATTCCAGCAATAAACATTTGCTGATTTCAAGAGAATAATGATGATTAATCAGTGGATGTACAATTTAAAGGTTGGCAAAAAGAAAGCAAAAGgggttttaaaataaaatataagtttgtttataaaaacgtttattTGCCAACGGCTAAACTCCTTTTATAGTTCTGATAAAACTCGttaatttatttcaattaGCCAATTGTTATTTACTTCTTACTCAATTTAAGCCCAAGAATATCCTTCTCTTCCTTTATATAAGGTAAAGTGATGTACAATTGCAATTGTTGTAACAATCCATATTGAGTGCCATTCAACAAAGACTTTCCTTTTCAATGTGCAGGGCTCAAACTGGTTTTCCTCACTCCTTTTCCTCTATGGCCACTTGTCCCAATGTAAGTGACGTAAGTGGACCTAAAGGGGTGGGGAAAATGTGGAAAACCATGGGTAAGACGCCCTTGGGCCCAGTGCATCAATCAGTTGCTCTAATAAAGAAAACATGGACAAATTGTCTGCCAGAGTAAGACGAGATGGAGAAAAATAAATGTGAAATGAAGATTGAGAGGGGGGCTAGTTGCGGAGAAGTTGTCAAGTGCAGGCCGTTTTGGTCTTCAAGTTGTTGCTAAGCCGACAAGCGTGAGCACGAACAAACCACTTCCAAGTGCGCATATGGGGAGGTATTACTCATACGACGCATTGTCACCCCCTGGGTCCTCCATGAAACCCCCTCTGCAGCCCACGGCCCTGGGTGCCGGCTATTTTTAATACCCAAGCCACATAATTCATTGTAATTTGCCTTTTGCTGCCATAGTCTGCCCCTTTTTTACAATTTCCAGTTGCATTTCGTTGAGGAAgcacgaaaaaaaaaacaaaaagaggGACGATCGTTCAGAAATATGGGGAGTGACCAAAAGGGGCGGGGTGTGAAGGGGTCTCAGGGGGTTGCAGGCACTTGACTCGCTCCTCGTCACACGCAAATGCGCAATCCGCCAAGAATATAATGTACACATATCTTTTGTATCTGCTGtatatgtatctgtatctacACACATGTTTCATTTTCCTTGACTTTGGTCTCTCTTTAATCTCTTGGCATTTGCTCAATGTGTAAACTACTGAAAAAGATCCCCCTTTTTGTATGCATTTCTCTAGTTTAATCAATCCGTTTAGCAGCGCCACATGCAAAACCCCCAAAAAGTGAGTCATCCAATAAACTTTTTCTATGGCAAACAAATTAGTCATCAGCCTGATGGAGCaccaataaaaacaaaaaaaactgtCACCAAGTTTTAGCCGGAAAACAGTTGGTCAATActgaaaaaacaaaacactttgtaaaatatttgcttttaAATGTACAATTGGTAATGAaagcattttattgtttttaaaatcgatAATAGTTCGACCGCAATTATTGAAGGTTTTATGCATTTTGTAATGCATTGCCTTAATCTGAAAAGCAATGAATACAAATGGCCAATTagaagtttaatatttttgataaattGAAATAATCAATTAAGTAAAATTGGTCTGGCATGTTTCACAATGTAGTTAATTTCTTTAGttcaatatataataaaacatgttatATAAGATAAAATGCTGTGAGTTTAGGTCTAAGAAGTTCAACTGCCACTTAAAATTGcctgattttattatttcaatttaaaaagcCTTTACTACAATTTGCTAAAATTTTTGCCAGTGTATGACAATTGGGTAAACGGTTGTACACTCTAAAACGAACTTAATTAAAGCGACCTTTTGTGTCACGTTCGTATTTTTGTAGTTGTAGAGCCACCGCCCCCACAAAAACACGCCGATCCGTCCACTCCCCCTTTTTCCACAACGTTTccgaaaaaaaagaatataccGCTCGCTTTCGGTGCAAACATTCCATGGCTAATTTCATTGatgaatttttattaaataaattattataatgAGGTTTACCCTCTATTAGAGGTCTCTTTCTCTCTTTCTACGCTGCCCGCCCAAGCAAGCAATTCCAGCAAATGGACGCAACAAAtttgcaaacaaacaaaactaaaaaatataagaaaaaactataaaaaagaGGCAACAACAAATTATTTGAGTGGCGAAATTATTTCTTGTGACCGAAAGAGACGGCACAACACGATGGGAAAGAGGCGGCGCGTGTTGGCACTTTAGCGGCTCGAAATGAACCTGAAACTAGCCCTAGACGATAATATTCAGAAGGGGAGGGCGCCAGGGGCTGCCAGGGCATCGGGCATTCTCAAAACTTGTTCAAACAACGCTTATGCGTTCTAAATATAGTCGAATGCAAACCAAAGCCGAACCTCGGCTCTGGCCATAAATAACTTTCGGGACCGTCGTCGTCTCTTAATTGATTAAGTCCCCCGTACAAAAGTAGACAGAGCGGCAGCGTTTTGTGTATAATCGTGTAAATATTTGATCAGCCCAATACTGTTTGAGATAAGACAACCAAATACCAGGTCGTAAATGTGGAAAACCAACGTCACAAGTTTTTGTGAATGAATTTGTAGAGGAAAATGGAAAACCCGATAAGATAGCAGCCAAATACATTAGCCCATTGAACTGAATACTTTTGATTTTCCCTAATAAAACGGGCGGAATCGATGgggttttttataaattaaaaaatggaaattttaatataattaaagaaatattgcctatgtttcttatatttttcGAGTGTAAGGACTAAAGCAGAGGCTAGCCATTGTTCATTTTAGATTATAAAAAGGTCCAGCAACACATTAAGGGTTTGGATCAGCTTTCCGAAGTTTACCTCTTGCCGCACTATAGTTCCCAACCAGTGACGTGACCTTAAGTTGGCTAATACTACtcgataatatttaataataaatttctttataCTCATATTTATCAATTAGTCATTTATAAATTTCCTCTTTCTATCCCTTCCTGCTCTTATTTATGTAAAACCTTTCGATAAGAGATATCTGCCTTGTGACTCACCTTTCAGTCTCGGATTCTGCATTTGGTTGCTGTTGTAGCTGTTGAATTTGCTGCTgcgttgctgctgctgccgatGTGGctcctgttgctgctgcagctccGGTTGCAACTGCAGTGGTTGCTGCCGCGGTCGCCTGTTCATCGGTCAAGGTCAGCGCGTTTGTCGTTGCCTCGGCGGTGGCCACAACATTCGTATTCGTTAGGTTTAGGTTACTATTATTGGCACTAGCACTCGCGATATTTGCTGGCGgaatctgttgctgttgctgctgtgtcagctgctgctgctgttgctcctcctgttgctgttgttgtggcACCATCAATTGCTGTGGATCGGCAATTGTTGCAGGAGCACTCTGCAATTGCAGCGTGGGAATTGCTGGCTGGGGAGCCACCGATGTTGCTCCCGTTGctcctgttgctgctgctcctagattgggctgctgctgctgctgctgctcgtAGCTGGTCATGTGTGATAACAGCGGTAGTGTCTGACCCTGGCCAGTGGTTACTGCTGCATTGGAAGTGTTTGAAGTCTGTTGTGGTGGTGCTGCAGCAACGACAgatggtgctgctgctgctgtttgcTGTGGTATTGATTGCTGCGGGgtctgctgctgttgttgttgtgggtTAAATGGCTGGGGGACTATCCCATCTATCTGCGATGTTgcttgttgctgctgctgctgttgctccAATTGGAAGTTGGGCGACTGCCCGGCAGCAACAGCTGCGAATGTGGGCGCAGCCTGGGGCGTTAGTGGTGTCGGCGACAGCGGCTGCTGTTGCTCCACATAGCTGGTGCTCAGCTGCGACTCTGCAGCTGCTGCCCCAccggtgttgttgttgttggccgACCCACCACCAACCTCTCCGCCGTTTTGGAAATTTGGATAACCCCCTGGCGGCACGTCCATGGCGTCTTCGCGCTCCTTGAGCTGCTTCAACGTTTGATGCAACTGCATGGCCGCCGTTCGAGCATAGTCCATGTTGACGGAGTCACTGGGTGAGCTGGCATTGGCATTGACGCTGTCGaagagctgctgctgctgctgctgctgggccTCCATGTGCAACTGTTGCATCCCGTGAACCACTGTGGCGGGGGCTGTCATCACCCCACTGGGCGTGGCACTTATCTGggcctgttgctgctgctgctgcgagGATTGCTGCTGGGATTGCGGCGGCTGCTGCgactgctgttgctgctgctgttgctcgGCATAGTTCCAGTTGGCATCGGTCGAGTTGGCCTCCAGGTGATTCTCGTTCAGCTTCTGGGTGGGCGGCAGAATCATGCTCTGGGTGGTCTTGTGGGGCAGGGCCTCTGACCCACCGGCCACACCTGCTGCACCATCCGCCGTGGCTGCGTGCGCGTCGGAAGTAGAAGAGCCAGTCTTTTCGTTGTTATTACCACCATTACCCACACTCGAGTGGTCCAGGTAGTCCATGCACATCCAGCGACCACGTTTGAACGGCTCCGTGGACTCAATTTTGACCACCTTGAACCGCTCGCTGCGATGCTGCGTCTCCTTGATGTCGTCCTTCTTCTTGGTGCCGCCCGGTGTGACGGCACCACTCACCACATTGATAATGTTATCCGACACGTTCACCTGGACGTTCTGGATCGTCTGGCCCAGCGACGGACCAATGGGATCCACCACCACGAGGCCGTACTGCGAGCTAGTCGGTATCACCGGCGCATTCGTGCTGAGGGCATTGTTGGCATAGTACACCTCCTCCTTGGAGAACGTATCCTCCGACATCGAGGGCGTCTCGTTCTCGAGGTCCGTTATCCGACTATTGTCATCCGTGTGAGATTCGTCCAGATCGTCGGCCGACTCGTCTCCAGTGTCGCCGGCCGCATTCAGCTTGGGATGGCCCACCGTCACCGAGGTGATCTCGAATGAGGAAGTCGTCTTTGGTTTGCGATTGGTGGCACCACCAGCGTTGCCCGAGGAgcctccaccaccaccaccacccccaGCTGATCCACCGGCGACGGTCAACGAGGCGTGTCCTTGGCTGAGGCTagtctgttgctgctgctgctgctggtggttgTGATGCTGATGGtggtgatggtgatgatgGTGGTGATGtggctgatgatgatgactgCCAGCTGCAggtgcagttgcagttgctcCGCCCACCGAACGTGCTCCGTTGTTGTTGGGCGAACTGGCCTTGGTGAAGCTGTTGTTGGTGCTGGCGccggtgctgctgctgctgttgctacTGCTCACcggttgctgttgctgcggGGTCGAGTTGCTGC is a genomic window of Drosophila suzukii chromosome 2L, CBGP_Dsuzu_IsoJpt1.0, whole genome shotgun sequence containing:
- the bun gene encoding protein bunched, class 2/F/G isoform isoform X1 produces the protein MAENQSAASEDSGHQQQHQQQQQQQHQQHQQPLATTSVTAASATSTLANQSPTNSQASSPENSQEALPLVRRQQSAAAATVAAAAAATVAATSSNTSQQQRSSISNMFDRTVNAKFKPTASNAGPGNNPGRRNSMLTPARGVSVGGTGGNIRKLTKVNSLTSNHHYSVCYPPSNIYQNSNNSGSNSPLQRTTSESLRLNSLSRVAAATASSVSRASSNSSLATSTSTSLAPKSSSSSGGSNSTPQQQQPVSSSNSSSSTGASTNNSFTKASSPNNNGARSVGGATATAPAAGSHHHQPHHHHHHHHHHQHHNHQQQQQQQTSLSQGHASLTVAGGSAGGGGGGGGSSGNAGGATNRKPKTTSSFEITSVTVGHPKLNAAGDTGDESADDLDESHTDDNSRITDLENETPSMSEDTFSKEEVYYANNALSTNAPVIPTSSQYGLVVVDPIGPSLGQTIQNVQVNVSDNIINVVSGAVTPGGTKKKDDIKETQHRSERFKVVKIESTEPFKRGRWMCMDYLDHSSVGNGGNNNEKTGSSTSDAHAATADGAAGVAGGSEALPHKTTQSMILPPTQKLNENHLEANSTDANWNYAEQQQQQQQSQQPPQSQQQSSQQQQQQAQISATPSGVMTAPATVVHGMQQLHMEAQQQQQQQLFDSVNANASSPSDSVNMDYARTAAMQLHQTLKQLKEREDAMDVPPGGYPNFQNGGEVGGGSANNNNTGGAAAAESQLSTSYVEQQQPLSPTPLTPQAAPTFAAVAAGQSPNFQLEQQQQQQQATSQIDGIVPQPFNPQQQQQQTPQQSIPQQTAAAAPSVVAAAPPQQTSNTSNAAVTTGQGQTLPLLSHMTSYEQQQQQQPNLGAAATGATGATSVAPQPAIPTLQLQSAPATIADPQQLMVPQQQQQEEQQQQQLTQQQQQQIPPANIASASANNSNLNLTNTNVVATAEATTNALTLTDEQATAAATTAVATGAAAATGATSAAAATQQQIQQLQQQPNAESETESFRTASMIPGGSRKRAFSNPHIGGPNDPTFVHRLNPQLYYYNKSQSGRSSFCVDESLWPTNNPNGTASETNLYMGSSTEEDYEEAIDQFSPTIYTRSASRAIPIPSSAGNSPQHHPHSQPRIASGIALMGGGGGAGGPVPTGAFSAGPSIYAYPHSPFYASSPDTSLSSPVQTSGLPGQHPHPGSRISFSYDPAFQRLQVPLISGDRRPRSPLECATVFAAVAAAATCGGAVGGAGGPGGAADTTINSASGTSAVAIDNKIEQAMDLVKSHLMIAVREEVEVLKERISELMDKINKLELENNILKSNIPQETLQQLQMQLQIAAPPATPAIQAAPAVQSAVASAAAGQAVQAGQQQAAGGVTVAVTGVATSPASAVVPTIIPNGSAENGGSAVEQSAAAAEQQQVTSAAAAAAVTTTNGPMS
- the bun gene encoding protein bunched, class 2/F/G isoform isoform X2, which encodes MAENQSAASEDSGHQQQHQQQQQQQHQQHQQPLATTSVTAASATSTLANQSPTNSQASSPENSQEALPLVRRQQSAAAATVAAAAAATVAATSSNTSQQQRSSISNMFDRTVNAKFKPTASNAGPGNNPGRRNSMLTPARGVSVGGTGGNIRKLTKVNSLTSNHHYSVCYPPSNIYQNSNNSGSNSPLQRTTSESLRLNSLSRVAAATASSVSRASSNSSLATSTSTSLAPKSSSSSGGSNSTPQQQQPVSSSNSSSSTGASTNNSFTKASSPNNNGARSVGGATATAPAAGSHHHQPHHHHHHHHHHQHHNHQQQQQQQTSLSQGHASLTVAGGSAGGGGGGGGSSGNAGGATNRKPKTTSSFEITSVTVGHPKLNAAGDTGDESADDLDESHTDDNSRITDLENETPSMSEDTFSKEEVYYANNALSTNAPVIPTSSQYGLVVVDPIGPSLGQTIQNVQVNVSDNIINVVSGAVTPGGTKKKDDIKETQHRSERFKVVKIESTEPFKRGRWMCMDYLDHSSVGNGGNNNEKTGSSTSDAHAATADGAAGVAGGSEALPHKTTQSMILPPTQKLNENHLEANSTDANWNYAEQQQQQQQSQQPPQSQQQSSQQQQQQAQISATPSGVMTAPATVVHGMQQLHMEAQQQQQQQLFDSVNANASSPSDSVNMDYARTAAMQLHQTLKQLKEREDAMDVPPGGYPNFQNGGEVGGGSANNNNTGGAAAAESQLSTSYVEQQQPLSPTPLTPQAAPTFAAVAAGQSPNFQLEQQQQQQQATSQIDGIVPQPFNPQQQQQQTPQQSIPQQTAAAAPSVVAAAPPQQTSNTSNAAVTTGQGQTLPLLSHMTSYEQQQQQQPNLGAAATGATGATSVAPQPAIPTLQLQSAPATIADPQQLMVPQQQQQEEQQQQQLTQQQQQQIPPANIASASANNSNLNLTNTNVVATAEATTNALTLTDEQATAAATTAVATGAAAATGATSAAAATQQQIQQLQQQPNAESETESASGTSAVAIDNKIEQAMDLVKSHLMIAVREEVEVLKERISELMDKINKLELENNILKSNIPQETLQQLQMQLQIAAPPATPAIQAAPAVQSAVASAAAGQAVQAGQQQAAGGVTVAVTGVATSPASAVVPTIIPNGSAENGGSAVEQSAAAAEQQQVTSAAAAAAVTTTNGPMS